Genomic segment of Clostridium sp. Marseille-P299:
AGAGACCTATCCATTACTAAGGAATTGTAAAGATATTAACTTTATAGGAAGTGTGGAAGCAAGAGAGATTCCAAACGGAGCTGCAGATGTTATTGTCTGTGAAGCATTTGTTGGGAATGTAATACTAAAGCTATATGAAGGTCTATCTATGGCACTTGTTAAGAAAATAAAAGAAGGCTTAACAAGTACTCCAATTAGTACAATTGGAGCTGCGTTAGCAAAACCAGCATTGAAAAAAACACTAAAAGACTTTGATTTAACAAAGTATGGTGGAGCTCCATTACTAGGTTTAAATGGTCTAGTAATAAAAACTCATGGAAGCTCTAAAAGTGTTGAAATTAAAAATTCTATTATTCAAAGCATAGCATTCAAAGAATGCGACGTAACAGGAAAGATTAAAGAAAATATAAGCTTTGAAGAAAATGAGCAACGTTAAATAGTTGCAAGGAATTAAAGAAAGGTGATATATAGTATGGAATTTGAAAAATTACAAAAAATTATTAGTGAAGTTTTAAATGTGGATGCAGATGAGATTACAATGAATACTACATTTGTGGATGATTTAGGAGCAGATTCCTTAGATATTTTCCAAATTATCATGGGTATCGAAGAAGAATTCGATATTGAAATCGCGAATGAAGAAGCGGAAAATATCATTACTGTTGCAGATGCTGTAGAACAAATTAAGAATGCATTAAACTAATGTATCTAAGGGTGTTACAATACGTTTTTACGTAGCAGCTTGTAACACTTTCTAACTTGCAAATAGGGGTGTTGCAAAAATGTGAGTGATTACTATTTTTGCAATCGCCCCTATTATATTTTAAAGAGAGGTGATATCTTTGGCTGAAATGATCAATAACAAAAAGTTACAGACCTTTGAAGGAAGAATTGGATATACGTTTCAGAAAAAAGGATTACTACGTCAAGCTTTAACTCATAGTTCCTTTGCGAATGAAAAACGATTAAATAAATTAGCAAATAATGAACGATTAGAGTTTTTAGGTGATGCTGTACTGGAACTTACAACAAGTGAGTGGCTTTATAAAACCCATGAGAATATGCCAGAAGGAGATTTGACAAAGCTTAGGGCGAGTCTCGTATGCGAGCCAACTTTAGCT
This window contains:
- the acpP gene encoding acyl carrier protein is translated as MEFEKLQKIISEVLNVDADEITMNTTFVDDLGADSLDIFQIIMGIEEEFDIEIANEEAENIITVADAVEQIKNALN